One genomic segment of Mus pahari chromosome 4, PAHARI_EIJ_v1.1, whole genome shotgun sequence includes these proteins:
- the LOC110321086 gene encoding small proline-rich protein 2D-like: MSYQEQQCKQPCQPPPVCPPPKCPEPCPPPKCPEPCPPPKCPEPCLPPVCPEPCPEPCPLPSYQQKCPPVQLPPPCQQKCPPKSK, from the coding sequence ATGTcttaccaagaacagcagtgcaAGCAGCCCTGCCAGCCTCCTCCTGTGTGCCCACCACCAAAGTGCCCTGAGCCTTGTCCTCCTCCAAAGTGCCCTGAGCCTTGTCCTCCTCCAAAGTGTCCTGAGCCTTGTCTTCCCCCAGTGTGCCCTGAGCCTTGTCCTGAGCCATGTCCCCTTCCCTCATACCAGCAGAAATGCCCTCCTGTGCAACTTCCTCCACCCTGCCAACAGAAGTGCCCACCCAAGAGCAAGTGA